A single window of Lepeophtheirus salmonis chromosome 2, UVic_Lsal_1.4, whole genome shotgun sequence DNA harbors:
- the LOC121113745 gene encoding uncharacterized protein, with protein sequence MKSFTALAVLLVIGSSQASYLSPYVGGHGYGYPGYAPYAVPAVKIPAPEKTELKVETIEAPKGLDYAYTTPYAAPYVGGYTAHHAAPYVAGYAAHHVAPYAAGYAAHHAAPYAAGYVAPHAAPYAAGYGYPASSQFHSQDEFGNLKFGYSNINSAKHEHGNTYGGVAGGYQYVDANGVLQSVSYVADGLGFRTVDSRLPVAPAVPEAEPLVQAPAPVFEGKQIPDTPEVAAAKAEFQKTFDEAVAAGGDWD encoded by the exons ATGAAATCTTTT acGGCTTTAGCAGTCCTCTTGGTCATTGGATCATCCCAAGCCTCATACCTTAGCCCCTACGTTGGTGGTCATGGATATGGTTATCCCGGATATGCTCCATATGCTGTCCCTGCTGTCAAGATCCCCGCCCCAGAAAAGACCGAACTTAAAGTAGAAACAATCGAAGCACCAAAAGGTTTAGACTACGCTTACACTACTCCTTATGCCGCACCTTATGTCGGTGGATATACTGCCCATCATGCTGCTCCCTACGTTGCAGGATACGCTGCTCACCATGTTGCTCCCTATGCCGCTGGATACGCTGCCCACCATGCTGCTCCCTATGCTGCAGGATACGTTGCCCCCCATGCTGCTCCTTATGCTGCCGGATACGGTTACCCTGCCAGCTCTCAATTCCACTCTCAAGATGAATTCGGCAACCTCAAGTTCGGATACTCCAACATCAACTCCGCTAAGCACGAACATGGTAATACCTATGGAGGTGTTGCTGGAGGATATCAATATGTTGATGCCAACGGTGTTTTGCAATCGGTCTCCTATGTTGCTGATGGTCTTGGATTCAGAACTGTCGACTCTAGATTGCCAGTTGCCCCAGCTGTTCCCGAAGCTGAACCCCTTGTCCAAGCTCCCGCTCCAGTTTTCGAAGGAAAACAAATTCCTGACACCCCTGAAGTTGCTGCTGCCAAGGCTGAGTTCCAAAAAACCTTTGATGAGGCTGTTGCCGCTGGTGGAGACTGGGATTAA
- the LOC121132209 gene encoding LOW QUALITY PROTEIN: uncharacterized protein (The sequence of the model RefSeq protein was modified relative to this genomic sequence to represent the inferred CDS: inserted 1 base in 1 codon), whose product MPKCRFFYMAIFLFISGGHGYGYPGYAPYAVPAVKIPAPEKTELKVETIEAPKGLDYAYTTPYAAPYVGGYTAHHAAPYVAGYAAHHVAPYAAGYAAHHAAPYAAGYVAXHAAPYAAGYGYPASSQFHSQDEFGNLKFGYSNINSAKHEHGNTYGGVAGGYQYVDANGVLQSVSYVADGLGFRTVDSRLPVAPAVPEAEPLVQAPAPVFEGKQIPDTPEVAAAKAEFQKTFDEAVAAGGDWD is encoded by the exons ATGCCGAAATGTAGATTTTTCTACATGGCAATATTTCT TTTCATTAGCGGTGGTCATGGATATGGTTATCCCGGATATGCTCCATATGCTGTCCCTGCTGTCAAGATCCCCGCCCCAGAAAAGACCGAACTTAAAGTAGAAACAATCGAAGCACCAAAAGGTTTAGACTACGCTTACACTACTCCTTATGCCGCACCTTATGTCGGTGGATATACTGCCCATCATGCTGCTCCCTACGTTGCAGGATACGCTGCTCACCATGTTGCTCCCTATGCCGCTGGATACGCTGCCCACCATGCTGCTCCCTATGCTGCAGGATACGTTG CCCATGCTGCTCCTTATGCTGCCGGATACGGTTACCCTGCCAGCTCTCAATTCCACTCTCAAGATGAATTCGGCAACCTCAAGTTCGGATACTCCAACATCAACTCCGCTAAGCACGAACATGGTAATACCTATGGAGGTGTTGCTGGAGGATATCAATATGTTGATGCCAACGGTGTTTTGCAATCGGTCTCCTATGTTGCTGATGGTCTTGGATTCAGAACTGTCGACTCTAGATTGCCAGTTGCCCCAGCTGTTCCCGAAGCTGAACCCCTTGTCCAAGCTCCCGCTCCAGTTTTCGAAGGAAAACAAATTCCTGACACCCCTGAAGTTGCTGCTGCCAAGGCTGAGTTCCAAAAAACCTTTGATGAGGCTGTTGCCGCTGGTGGAGACTGGGATTAA
- the LOC121113741 gene encoding cuticle protein 6 — protein sequence MKSFITLAVLATFASANGGIISPYFGHHGYAPYVPIIRTLAPKEAELKVETIEPPKEVQPIIAPLVPHYPVPHVAPHALHYAAGYGYPASSQFHAQDEFGNLKFGYSNINSAKHEHGNTYGGVAGGYQYVDANGVLQSVSYVADGLGFRTVDSRLPIAPEVPETEPLVQPEAPIFEGEQIPDTPEVAAAKEEFQKAYDAAEAASDE from the exons ATGAAATCATTT ATCACATTGGCAGTTCTTGCTACCTTTGCATCAGCTAATGGTGGGATAATTAGTCCATACTTTGGTCATCATGGCTATGCTCCATATGTTCCAATTATAAGAACCCTTGCTCCAAAAGAAGCAGAGCTGAAAGTTGAAACAATTGAACCACCCAAGGAAGTACAACCAATTATTGCTCCCCTTGTACCCCACTACCCTGTCCCTCACGTCGCTCCCCACGCTCTTCACTACGCTGCTGGCTACGGTTACCCTGCCAGCTCTCAATTCCACGCCCAAGATGAATTCGGCAACCTCAAGTTCGGATACTCCAACATCAACTCCGCTAAGCACGAACATGGTAATACCTATGGAGGTGTTGCTGGAGGATATCAATATGTTGATGCCAACGGTGTTTTGCAATCCGTCTCCTATGTTGCTGATGGTCTTGGATTCAGAACTGTTGACTCTAGATTACCTATTGCTCCTGAAGTACCTGAGACTGAGCCCCTGGTTCAACCTGAAGCTCCaatttttgaaggagagcaaaTTCCTGACACCCCTGAAGTTGCGGCGGCTAAAGAAGAATTTCAAAAGGCTTATGATGCTGCTGAAGCGGCTTCCGACGAATAA